From the Pseudomonas baltica genome, one window contains:
- a CDS encoding ABC transporter permease — protein sequence MKTSLSKGVATPATLPSPGKRSGNYFGLGTYLGLAGALLAMIVLFSLLSDHFLSYETFSTLANQIPDLMVLAVGMTFILIIGGIDLSVGSVLALAASAVSVAMLGWGWGVLPAALLGIACATVAGTITGSITVAWRIPSFIVSLGVLEMARGVAYQLTDSRTAYIGDSYAWLSNPFAFGISPSFVIALVVIFVAQAVLTRTVFGRYLIGIGTNEEAVRLAGINPKPYKILVFSLMGLLAGVAALFQISRLEAADPNAGSGLELQVIAAVVIGGTSLMGGRGSVISTFFGVLIISVLAAGLAQIGATEPTKRIITGLVIVVAVVLDTYRSNRAKRRG from the coding sequence ATGAAAACCTCTCTCTCCAAAGGCGTAGCAACCCCTGCCACGCTGCCATCCCCCGGCAAGCGCAGCGGCAATTATTTCGGCCTCGGCACCTACCTCGGGCTGGCCGGTGCCTTGCTGGCGATGATCGTGCTGTTCTCGCTGCTCAGCGATCATTTTCTCTCGTACGAGACCTTCAGCACCCTGGCCAACCAGATCCCCGACTTGATGGTGCTGGCAGTGGGCATGACGTTCATCTTGATCATCGGCGGCATCGATCTGTCGGTGGGCTCGGTGCTGGCGCTGGCGGCGTCGGCGGTCAGCGTGGCGATGCTCGGGTGGGGCTGGGGCGTGCTGCCGGCGGCACTGCTGGGCATCGCTTGCGCGACAGTAGCCGGGACCATCACCGGGTCGATCACCGTGGCCTGGCGCATACCGTCGTTCATCGTCTCCCTGGGTGTGCTGGAAATGGCCCGTGGCGTGGCCTATCAATTGACCGACTCGCGCACTGCCTACATCGGTGACTCATACGCCTGGCTATCCAACCCGTTTGCCTTCGGCATCTCGCCGTCGTTCGTGATCGCACTGGTGGTGATCTTCGTCGCTCAGGCTGTGCTCACGCGCACCGTGTTCGGCCGCTACCTGATCGGCATCGGCACCAACGAAGAGGCCGTGCGCCTGGCCGGCATCAACCCCAAGCCCTACAAGATCCTGGTGTTCTCGCTGATGGGCCTGCTGGCGGGCGTAGCGGCGTTGTTCCAGATCTCGCGGCTGGAAGCGGCCGATCCGAATGCCGGTTCGGGTCTGGAGTTGCAGGTCATCGCCGCGGTGGTGATCGGCGGCACCAGCTTGATGGGCGGCCGTGGCTCGGTAATCAGCACCTTCTTCGGCGTGCTGATCATCTCGGTGCTGGCGGCGGGGCTGGCGCAGATCGGCGCCACCGAGCCGACCAAACGCATCATCACTGGCCTGGTGATCGTGGTGGCGGTGGTACTCGATACCTATCGCAGCAACCGCGCCAAGCGGCGCGGCTGA